The following are encoded together in the Pectobacterium wasabiae CFBP 3304 genome:
- a CDS encoding ABC transporter permease, which translates to MIAYLLSRIGQTLLTLAVMSVLVFVGVYLVGNPVDMLLGATATPAERLAVIQSFGLDKPVWEQYGLFVWNAFQGDMGKSFIFNQPALTLIFQRMPATLELAMVAFVMALVVGIPLGIYAGLKPDSAVSKSIMTFSILGFSLPTFWIGLVMIMLFSVKLGWLPSSGRGDTHDLFGIPFSFLTRDGLEHLLLPAFNLALFKISLVIRLMRAGVMECLQQDYVQFARAKGLSETRIVLVHVLRNTLIPLITVLGLELGSLIAFAVVTETIYAWPGMGKLIIDAIAVLDRPVILAYLMITVVMFSVINLLVDLLYVLVDPRVRLGGDKG; encoded by the coding sequence ATGATAGCCTACCTGCTAAGCCGAATCGGACAAACACTGCTAACGCTGGCTGTGATGTCGGTGCTGGTGTTTGTGGGTGTCTATCTGGTCGGTAATCCGGTCGATATGTTGTTGGGCGCGACGGCCACGCCAGCGGAACGGCTGGCGGTGATTCAGTCCTTCGGCCTCGATAAGCCCGTCTGGGAACAGTACGGGCTGTTTGTCTGGAACGCCTTTCAGGGCGACATGGGCAAGTCTTTTATCTTTAACCAACCCGCGCTGACGTTGATTTTCCAGCGTATGCCCGCCACGCTCGAACTGGCGATGGTGGCATTCGTTATGGCGCTGGTTGTCGGTATCCCGCTGGGGATTTACGCGGGTCTAAAGCCGGACAGCGCGGTGTCCAAATCCATCATGACGTTCTCCATCCTCGGTTTTAGCCTGCCTACGTTCTGGATCGGGTTGGTGATGATCATGCTGTTCAGCGTGAAGCTCGGCTGGCTGCCCTCGTCGGGCAGGGGGGATACCCACGATTTGTTCGGTATCCCATTTAGTTTTCTCACCCGTGACGGCCTCGAACACCTGCTTTTGCCCGCGTTTAATCTCGCACTGTTTAAAATCTCGCTGGTCATCCGCCTGATGCGTGCGGGCGTGATGGAATGTCTGCAACAAGATTATGTGCAGTTTGCCCGTGCAAAGGGGCTATCGGAAACCCGCATTGTGCTGGTTCATGTACTGCGCAACACGCTGATTCCACTGATTACTGTGCTGGGGTTGGAGCTAGGCTCGCTGATTGCGTTCGCCGTGGTCACAGAAACCATTTACGCCTGGCCGGGCATGGGTAAGTTGATTATCGACGCGATCGCCGTGCTCGACCGTCCGGTCATCCTGGCTTACCTGATGATTACCGTCGTGATGTTCAGCGTGATTAACCTGCTGGTGGATTTGCTGTACGTGTTGGTCGATCCGCGCGTGCGGCTGGGAGGGGACAAGGGATGA
- the dgoR gene encoding D-galactonate utilization transcriptional regulator DgoR, giving the protein MNKQELSKTDRIILDIGQQIVGGKYAPGTPLPAEAELCEEFQTSRNIIREVFRALMAKRLVEVKRYRGAFVAARNQWNYLDTDVLQWVLASDYDPRLISAMSEVRNLVEPTIARWAAERATSSELAVIEAALNDMISNHQNRDAFNEADIRFHEAVLAAVHNPVLQQLSVAISSLQRAVFERTYMPDEDNMPRTLREHQDLYDAIRHQDIEAAERAALTMIASSTKRLKDIT; this is encoded by the coding sequence ATGAATAAGCAGGAATTAAGCAAAACCGACCGCATCATTCTGGATATTGGCCAACAGATCGTGGGCGGGAAATACGCTCCGGGTACGCCGTTACCCGCAGAAGCTGAGCTGTGTGAAGAGTTTCAGACCTCGCGCAACATCATTCGTGAGGTGTTCAGAGCACTGATGGCGAAAAGGCTGGTGGAAGTGAAACGGTATCGCGGTGCGTTCGTGGCTGCGCGTAACCAGTGGAATTATCTGGATACCGACGTTCTGCAATGGGTTCTGGCAAGCGACTACGACCCACGTCTGATCAGCGCGATGAGCGAGGTGCGTAATCTGGTGGAGCCGACGATTGCTCGCTGGGCCGCCGAACGCGCGACCTCAAGCGAGCTGGCGGTGATTGAAGCGGCGCTGAACGACATGATTTCTAACCATCAGAATCGTGACGCGTTTAATGAAGCGGATATTCGCTTCCATGAGGCGGTATTGGCGGCGGTGCACAATCCGGTACTACAGCAGTTGAGCGTTGCGATCAGTTCTTTGCAGCGTGCGGTGTTTGAACGCACCTATATGCCGGACGAAGACAACATGCCACGTACATTGCGTGAGCATCAGGATCTCTACGATGCCATTCGGCATCAGGATATTGAAGCAGCAGAGCGGGCGGCGTTGACCATGATCGCCAGCTCGACCAAACGGTTAAAGGACATTACATGA
- a CDS encoding ABC transporter ATP-binding protein, which yields MTAPIMYVSHLTTAFQVNGEWMNVVRDLSFTIGEKETVAVVGESGSGKSVMAKSIMRLLPPGQSRVEGQIHFGDTELLSLPNKAMQDVRGNHIGMIFQEPMTSLNPVLPIGYQITEVLRRHRGMGKAEARAEAVRLLEKVRIPAAKSRLNEYPQSFSGGMRQRVVIAIALACHPKLLIADEPTTALDVTIQAQILTLIKTLQEEEGMLVLFITHDMGVVAEVSDRTLVMYQGEMVENAVTREIFHHPQQPYTRMLLSAVPKLGSMSGSAWPQRFPLVDLKTGERQPVPEAVNTVLGEKPVLTVKNLVTRFDIRSGFFRRLSGRVHAVENVSFDLWPGETLALVGESGCGKSTTGRSIIRLNDAVSGDIQLLGQNILTADKRELTDSRRQIQMVFQDPYESLNPRMRIGEAIAEPMLLHGLATRQNVNARVNELLEQVGLSGDMASRFPHQFSGGQRQRVCIARALALEPKVIIADESVSALDVSVKAQVINLMLDLQQKLGLAFLFISHDMAVVERISHRVAVMYLGEIVEIGPRSAIFDNPQHDYTRRLISAVPVPDPDTRPVRNITNDELRSPVRAPDFNPPERRYKQVGEGHFVLE from the coding sequence ATGACAGCGCCGATTATGTATGTTTCGCATCTTACCACCGCCTTTCAGGTGAACGGCGAGTGGATGAACGTGGTGCGGGATTTATCCTTTACGATCGGCGAGAAAGAGACGGTCGCCGTGGTGGGAGAATCCGGTTCAGGGAAGAGCGTGATGGCGAAATCCATCATGCGCTTGCTGCCGCCCGGCCAAAGTCGGGTTGAGGGACAGATTCATTTCGGCGACACCGAGCTGCTGTCGCTCCCTAATAAAGCGATGCAGGATGTGCGCGGCAACCACATCGGCATGATTTTTCAGGAGCCGATGACCAGCCTGAATCCGGTCTTGCCGATTGGCTACCAGATTACGGAAGTGCTACGCCGCCATCGCGGCATGGGGAAAGCGGAAGCGCGCGCTGAAGCGGTGCGACTGCTGGAAAAGGTACGTATTCCGGCGGCGAAATCACGGCTGAACGAATATCCGCAAAGCTTCTCCGGCGGGATGCGTCAGCGCGTAGTGATTGCGATTGCACTGGCCTGTCACCCGAAACTGCTGATTGCCGACGAGCCGACGACGGCGCTGGACGTTACCATTCAGGCGCAAATTCTGACGCTGATAAAAACTCTTCAGGAAGAAGAAGGGATGTTGGTGCTGTTTATTACTCACGACATGGGCGTCGTGGCGGAAGTGTCCGATCGCACGCTGGTGATGTATCAGGGCGAGATGGTGGAAAATGCCGTCACGCGAGAAATTTTTCACCATCCCCAACAGCCTTATACCCGCATGCTGCTGTCTGCCGTGCCTAAGCTCGGTTCGATGTCCGGCAGCGCGTGGCCGCAGCGCTTTCCGCTGGTCGATCTCAAAACGGGTGAGCGCCAGCCGGTACCGGAGGCGGTGAACACCGTGTTGGGCGAGAAGCCAGTGCTGACGGTAAAAAATCTGGTCACCCGATTTGATATCCGATCAGGTTTTTTCCGGCGACTGTCCGGGCGAGTTCATGCGGTGGAGAATGTCTCGTTCGATCTCTGGCCGGGAGAAACGCTTGCGCTGGTCGGAGAATCGGGCTGCGGTAAATCCACCACGGGTCGGTCGATTATTCGCCTCAACGACGCGGTTAGCGGCGACATTCAACTGCTGGGACAAAATATCCTGACGGCGGATAAGCGTGAACTGACTGATTCGCGGCGGCAGATTCAGATGGTGTTTCAAGACCCGTATGAAAGCCTGAATCCGCGCATGCGGATAGGGGAAGCGATTGCTGAACCGATGCTGTTGCACGGGCTGGCGACCCGACAGAATGTGAATGCGAGAGTGAACGAACTGCTGGAACAGGTGGGGTTATCCGGCGATATGGCCTCGCGCTTCCCGCACCAGTTCTCTGGCGGGCAGCGGCAGCGCGTGTGTATTGCCCGTGCACTGGCGCTAGAGCCGAAAGTGATTATTGCCGATGAATCGGTGTCGGCACTGGATGTGTCCGTCAAGGCGCAGGTGATCAACCTGATGCTGGATCTCCAGCAGAAACTTGGGCTGGCATTCCTGTTTATTTCGCACGATATGGCGGTCGTCGAGCGTATCAGCCACCGCGTGGCGGTGATGTATCTCGGCGAAATCGTGGAGATCGGCCCACGTTCGGCGATTTTCGACAATCCGCAGCATGACTACACCCGACGCCTGATTTCAGCGGTGCCGGTGCCTGACCCAGATACCCGCCCGGTGCGTAATATCACCAATGATGAACTGCGCAGCCCGGTACGCGCCCCTGATTTTAATCCTCCTGAGCGTCGTTATAAGCAAGTTGGAGAAGGACATTTTGTGCTGGAGTAA
- a CDS encoding nucleoside hydrolase: MSALPIIIDCDPGIDDAIALLSAFVAPELDIRGICAVCGNQPVEKTVRNALQIVELGQRTDIPVFAGCHRPLLREPIHGQFHGESGLGQTVLPVPQKQAESQHAVNFIIEQCQQAIADGKPITLCTLGPLTNVATALRMVPAIANGIERIVMMGGAYREAGNRSLTSEFNMIADPQAAKVVFDSSIAIVALPLDVTHQVILTPELVARFIALSGRISGPLGEMMAFWDRNDIRRYGSRGGPLHDPLVIAWVLAPHCFTTEKASVYIEQDSELCMGQTVADWYGKTARQPNVDVVTGVDAKQVVELFADLLSRYGEGV; this comes from the coding sequence ATGAGCGCCTTACCTATTATTATTGATTGCGATCCGGGGATCGATGACGCGATTGCGTTATTAAGTGCATTTGTGGCTCCTGAGCTGGATATTCGCGGTATTTGCGCGGTGTGTGGCAATCAGCCAGTGGAAAAGACGGTGCGTAATGCGCTGCAAATTGTTGAACTGGGCCAGCGAACGGATATTCCGGTCTTCGCCGGGTGCCACCGTCCGCTGTTACGTGAACCGATCCACGGCCAGTTTCATGGTGAAAGTGGATTAGGTCAGACCGTGCTGCCGGTGCCGCAAAAGCAGGCAGAATCGCAGCACGCGGTAAATTTTATTATCGAGCAGTGCCAGCAGGCGATTGCCGACGGCAAGCCTATTACGCTCTGTACGCTCGGGCCATTGACCAATGTGGCGACAGCGTTGCGTATGGTGCCTGCGATTGCCAACGGGATTGAACGCATCGTGATGATGGGCGGCGCGTATCGGGAAGCGGGTAACCGCAGCCTGACGTCTGAATTTAATATGATTGCCGATCCGCAGGCGGCAAAAGTGGTGTTTGACTCATCGATTGCCATTGTTGCTCTCCCGCTGGATGTCACGCATCAGGTGATTTTGACGCCGGAATTGGTGGCGCGTTTCATTGCGCTCTCTGGGCGGATTTCCGGCCCGCTGGGCGAAATGATGGCGTTTTGGGATCGTAACGATATTCGTCGCTATGGTTCACGCGGTGGCCCGCTACACGATCCGTTGGTTATCGCCTGGGTTCTGGCGCCGCACTGTTTCACGACGGAAAAAGCCAGCGTCTATATTGAGCAGGATAGCGAGCTGTGTATGGGGCAAACCGTGGCTGACTGGTACGGAAAAACTGCGCGTCAGCCGAATGTCGATGTGGTGACGGGGGTGGATGCCAAGCAGGTGGTCGAACTGTTTGCTGATCTACTGAGCCGCTATGGAGAGGGAGTCTGA
- a CDS encoding helix-turn-helix domain-containing protein, with translation MTTLKEMMAKRSPESRARIEARTAEIRQEITLAKLREELNMSQMQLAAVLGVKQPSIVKMEKVENDPKLSTLKRYVTALGGKLTLDVTLPDGKRIALTL, from the coding sequence ATGACAACGCTTAAAGAAATGATGGCTAAACGTTCACCGGAGAGTCGCGCCCGCATTGAAGCGCGCACGGCTGAGATCCGTCAGGAAATCACCTTAGCGAAACTACGCGAAGAGCTGAACATGTCGCAGATGCAGCTTGCAGCAGTACTGGGCGTCAAGCAGCCCTCTATTGTGAAGATGGAGAAGGTTGAAAATGACCCAAAACTATCAACGCTGAAACGTTATGTCACTGCTCTAGGTGGCAAGCTTACGCTAGATGTGACACTGCCTGATGGTAAGCGTATCGCACTGACTTTATAA
- a CDS encoding ABC transporter permease, giving the protein MTGNTLHQSMAVKKTSHPAVRVMMALINDRLALCGLILLAIFVLLALFAPLLSPQNPYDLMQLDIMDGRLAPGSSSMAGMTYWLGTDDQGRDLFSAILYGTRISLMVGFSSAVLALLIGASLGLISAYVGGKTDATIMRIVDIQLSFPPILIALILLAVLGQGVDKIIMALVVTQWAYYARTIRGSALVERRRSYVDAARSMALSNRRILFRHILPNCLAPLIVVATMRIAYAIMLEATLSFLGIGLPVTEPSLGLLISNGFEYLMSGDYWISFFPGLTLLLLIVAINLVGDALRDILNPRN; this is encoded by the coding sequence ATGACAGGGAATACCTTACACCAATCCATGGCCGTGAAAAAAACGTCGCATCCGGCAGTGCGCGTCATGATGGCGCTAATCAACGATCGACTGGCGTTGTGCGGGCTGATCCTGCTGGCGATTTTTGTGCTGCTGGCGCTGTTTGCCCCGCTTCTGTCGCCGCAGAACCCGTATGATCTGATGCAGCTCGACATCATGGATGGTCGGCTTGCGCCGGGCTCCTCCAGTATGGCGGGTATGACCTATTGGCTGGGGACGGACGATCAGGGGCGCGATTTGTTCAGTGCCATTCTTTATGGCACCCGCATTAGCCTGATGGTGGGCTTCTCCAGCGCGGTGCTTGCGCTGCTGATTGGGGCTTCGCTGGGGCTGATTAGCGCCTACGTCGGTGGAAAAACGGATGCGACGATCATGCGCATCGTTGATATCCAACTGAGTTTCCCGCCTATCCTGATTGCGCTGATTTTGCTGGCGGTGCTGGGACAAGGGGTCGATAAAATTATTATGGCGCTGGTGGTGACCCAGTGGGCGTACTACGCGCGCACGATCCGCGGTTCGGCACTGGTGGAGCGCCGCCGCAGCTACGTGGACGCCGCACGCAGCATGGCGTTGTCCAATCGCCGCATTCTGTTTCGCCATATTTTACCGAACTGTCTGGCACCGCTGATCGTGGTGGCGACGATGCGTATCGCCTACGCCATCATGCTGGAAGCTACGCTCTCATTTTTGGGGATCGGGCTGCCTGTGACGGAACCGTCGCTGGGGTTGCTCATCTCGAATGGTTTTGAATACCTGATGTCGGGTGATTACTGGATCAGTTTCTTTCCAGGGCTGACGCTATTGCTGCTGATTGTGGCGATCAATCTGGTGGGGGATGCGCTGCGCGACATCCTCAACCCACGGAATTAA
- a CDS encoding nucleoside hydrolase, which translates to MVRERIIIDTDPGVDDAIAIWLALASPELDVLGITAVAGNVPLEATLENACKVVGLTGRTDVPIFAGASRPLIREQVFGKYAHIGAFSPEWVPESTLLPEQEHAVDFLVRMTRQAAADNNPITLCSIGPMTNVALALRFHPDVARGIKQIVSMSCAFTALGNRVPWADFNVYADPHAADIVFSSGVPLVIMPLDMTFQALIQAEQVDEIERSGGEPGKAMAALLRTFDRNEVARFGREGGPIHDATVISWLLKPELFQSASARVGVEVTGKTAGYVFADFYHKLDEPDNALVMREIDEQGFLGLIADRLRRYGSETIMSSGALTGSEALNGSEER; encoded by the coding sequence ATGGTGCGAGAACGCATTATTATTGATACCGATCCCGGTGTTGACGATGCAATAGCCATTTGGTTGGCCTTGGCTTCACCTGAACTGGACGTGCTCGGTATCACCGCCGTGGCGGGTAATGTCCCGCTTGAAGCGACGCTGGAGAATGCCTGCAAAGTCGTTGGCCTGACGGGGCGAACCGATGTGCCGATTTTTGCCGGGGCGTCGCGCCCGCTGATCCGCGAGCAGGTGTTTGGTAAATATGCGCATATCGGTGCGTTTTCCCCTGAGTGGGTGCCAGAGAGCACGCTGTTGCCGGAGCAGGAACACGCCGTCGATTTTCTGGTGCGAATGACGCGCCAGGCTGCGGCTGACAATAATCCCATCACTCTCTGTTCGATAGGGCCGATGACGAATGTGGCATTGGCGCTGCGTTTTCATCCCGATGTGGCACGCGGCATCAAACAGATTGTGTCCATGAGCTGTGCTTTTACCGCATTGGGCAATCGTGTGCCATGGGCAGATTTTAACGTTTATGCCGATCCGCATGCGGCGGACATCGTCTTTTCCTCCGGTGTTCCCCTTGTCATCATGCCGTTAGATATGACGTTTCAGGCACTGATTCAGGCAGAACAGGTTGATGAAATTGAACGAAGCGGCGGTGAACCGGGCAAGGCGATGGCGGCACTGTTACGCACGTTCGATCGTAATGAAGTGGCACGTTTTGGGCGTGAAGGCGGTCCGATTCATGATGCGACCGTCATTTCATGGCTGCTAAAACCTGAGTTGTTCCAATCGGCGTCTGCGCGTGTGGGAGTAGAGGTCACCGGCAAGACGGCGGGTTACGTGTTTGCCGATTTCTATCACAAACTGGATGAGCCGGATAATGCGCTGGTCATGCGGGAAATCGACGAGCAAGGGTTTCTCGGCCTGATTGCCGATCGCCTGCGCCGCTATGGTTCTGAAACAATAATGAGCTCTGGCGCACTAACGGGCTCTGAAGCACTAAACGGTTCTGAGGAGCGCTAA
- a CDS encoding 2-dehydro-3-deoxygalactonokinase — protein sequence MSESYIAIDWGSTNLRAWLYLDGVCIDSVKSEAGVTRLNGKTPPQVFQQIVAPWQQHNVPVVMAGMIGSNAGWLSVPYLPCPTRLTDVAHRLTRVEEAQPLAAWIVPGLSIAQDDNCNVIRGEETQLIGAYSECPSSLYLMPGTHSKWVRADGSNVLDFRTVMTGELHHLLMTQSLIGVGLTEQQPSPDAFQQGLALGLTDDNIIRCLFETRAAHVLGRLEKSAVSDWLSGLLIGNEVSQMQRHYQVAAGDTITLIGSPALTARYEKALQQAGLRWQQLDGDRAFQAGIRSIVNELEY from the coding sequence ATGAGTGAAAGCTATATCGCCATTGACTGGGGTTCGACCAATCTGCGGGCGTGGCTGTATCTGGATGGCGTCTGTATCGACAGCGTGAAATCTGAAGCGGGTGTCACGCGTTTGAACGGCAAGACGCCGCCGCAGGTTTTTCAGCAAATCGTTGCGCCGTGGCAGCAGCACAACGTGCCTGTTGTGATGGCGGGCATGATTGGCAGCAATGCGGGCTGGCTTTCCGTGCCTTATCTGCCATGCCCGACTCGCCTGACGGATGTCGCCCATCGCCTGACGCGCGTGGAAGAAGCTCAGCCGCTGGCCGCTTGGATTGTGCCGGGGTTGAGTATTGCGCAGGACGATAACTGCAATGTGATTCGCGGTGAAGAAACCCAGTTGATTGGCGCATATAGCGAATGTCCTTCCTCTCTTTATTTAATGCCGGGAACCCACTCGAAATGGGTGCGTGCCGATGGCAGCAACGTGCTGGATTTCCGCACGGTGATGACCGGTGAACTGCATCACCTGCTGATGACGCAGTCGTTAATTGGCGTGGGTCTGACTGAACAGCAGCCGTCCCCCGACGCCTTCCAACAAGGGCTGGCACTGGGCTTGACCGATGACAACATTATCCGCTGTCTGTTTGAAACCCGTGCGGCGCACGTGCTGGGGCGTCTGGAGAAAAGCGCCGTTAGCGACTGGCTATCCGGGCTGCTGATTGGCAACGAAGTCTCACAAATGCAGCGCCACTATCAAGTGGCGGCGGGAGATACCATCACATTAATCGGCTCCCCTGCGCTGACAGCGCGCTACGAAAAAGCATTACAACAAGCTGGATTGCGCTGGCAGCAACTGGATGGCGATCGGGCTTTTCAGGCAGGAATAAGGAGCATTGTTAATGAGTTGGAATACTAA
- a CDS encoding dihydrodipicolinate synthase family protein: MNAFSGVFPYLVSPVKPDGQVDTPVLAQLTEHLIQCGVHGVVPLGSTGEFAYLSAAQRLDVVKTVIETAAGRVPVIAGVASTTIQDAVEQTKRYVELGADGILAVLEAYFPLNDDGVEQYFRAIAEAAQGKPVVLYTNPQFQRSDLSLPVIERLSHVSNILYIKDASTNTGRLLSIIERTRGQMAVFSASAHIPACVMLIGGVGWMAGPACIVPKQSIALYEAARAGDWNKAMELQRPLWRINEIFARYSIAGCIKTALQLQGFSVGDPLLPQQPLDEKARKEIADVLVSVGAL, from the coding sequence GTGAATGCATTTAGCGGTGTTTTTCCCTATCTGGTGTCCCCCGTCAAGCCCGATGGTCAGGTTGATACGCCTGTACTGGCACAGCTCACCGAGCATCTGATTCAGTGTGGCGTACATGGCGTGGTGCCATTGGGAAGCACCGGTGAATTTGCCTATCTCTCTGCGGCTCAGCGTCTTGATGTGGTTAAAACGGTGATCGAGACGGCAGCAGGCCGTGTGCCCGTGATCGCGGGTGTTGCATCGACAACCATTCAGGATGCCGTTGAGCAAACGAAGCGCTACGTCGAATTGGGGGCGGATGGCATTCTCGCGGTGCTGGAAGCCTATTTCCCTTTGAACGATGACGGCGTCGAACAGTATTTCCGCGCCATTGCCGAGGCCGCACAAGGTAAACCGGTGGTGCTTTACACCAATCCTCAGTTCCAGCGCTCCGATTTGAGTTTGCCCGTCATCGAACGCCTCAGCCATGTCAGTAATATCCTCTATATCAAAGATGCGTCGACCAATACCGGGCGTTTGCTCTCCATCATTGAACGTACTCGTGGCCAGATGGCGGTGTTCTCCGCGTCTGCACATATTCCCGCCTGCGTGATGCTGATTGGCGGTGTAGGTTGGATGGCTGGCCCTGCGTGTATCGTCCCCAAACAGAGTATTGCTTTGTATGAAGCTGCTCGCGCGGGAGACTGGAACAAAGCAATGGAGCTTCAGCGTCCGCTGTGGCGCATTAATGAAATTTTTGCCCGTTATTCCATTGCCGGTTGTATTAAAACTGCGCTGCAATTGCAGGGATTTTCGGTGGGCGATCCGTTACTGCCTCAGCAGCCGTTGGATGAAAAAGCGCGTAAGGAGATCGCGGACGTGCTGGTGTCTGTCGGCGCGCTTTAA
- a CDS encoding type II toxin-antitoxin system RelE/ParE family toxin, giving the protein MEVYRLAWKIVTRALFDTWFDEQTEAVQEEVLAHLAILEEDGPQLGRPQVDQIKGSNYKNMKELRIQVGGHPFRTFFAFDRTRKAIILCAGDKKGEDEKLFYERMIKIADAEFTSHLISPEVKEDDNA; this is encoded by the coding sequence ATGGAGGTTTACCGATTGGCATGGAAAATCGTCACACGGGCGCTATTCGATACGTGGTTTGATGAGCAAACCGAAGCAGTACAGGAAGAGGTTTTAGCACACCTTGCCATACTCGAAGAGGATGGCCCACAGCTAGGGCGACCACAGGTTGATCAGATTAAAGGCTCAAACTACAAAAATATGAAGGAGCTTCGGATTCAGGTTGGCGGCCACCCATTCCGAACATTTTTCGCGTTTGACCGGACACGTAAAGCGATCATTTTATGTGCGGGAGATAAGAAAGGCGAAGATGAAAAATTGTTCTACGAACGTATGATTAAGATCGCAGACGCTGAGTTTACATCGCATCTGATATCACCGGAGGTAAAAGAAGATGACAACGCTTAA
- a CDS encoding ABC transporter substrate-binding protein encodes MKKSTLALLFTVLFSSSPLVYSADLNIGLASSTTSMDPQFYVGGANSAMARNIFDGLVVQDEKQQIAPALATSWKVIDDKTWEFTLRSGVKFHDGSDFTAKDVIASIKRVALASKNSPSSYAPYVSDIAEVIEVNPLTVRIKTKEASPLLLNNLSRVSILPARLENVPTETLNSGKEVIGTGPFKFVSWVPDDRVVLSRNDDYWGGKAEWDNVTVRVFKNSSARVAAVLSGDVDMIENVPTADSSNIEKNQQLKTISTPGNRVIYLHMDQQRDESPFAKGPDGKNPLLKKEVRQAMSLALNRQAIVDRVMEGQAVVASQLVPKGYLGYSASIPAPVYSPEKAKQELAAAGYPDGFTLTFHASNDRYPNDSKIAQAIGQMFTRVGIKTEVVTMPGSVYFSRASRLEFSLIMGGAAIETGEASGVLGPLLETFGPNAGQGNRGRYSNPVFDKTLNDARATLDDTKRDALLAEAMNIGMNDLGVIPVMFLSNTWAMKKQYTYVGRSDAYTLPYFVRSAK; translated from the coding sequence ATGAAGAAATCAACGCTGGCGTTATTGTTTACCGTTTTATTTTCATCTTCACCTTTGGTTTATAGCGCGGACCTGAATATCGGTTTGGCTTCCTCCACCACATCAATGGACCCGCAGTTTTATGTGGGTGGAGCGAATAGCGCAATGGCGCGCAATATTTTTGACGGTTTGGTTGTACAGGATGAAAAACAGCAGATTGCACCTGCCCTGGCAACCAGTTGGAAAGTGATTGACGACAAGACGTGGGAATTTACCTTGCGTTCTGGCGTTAAGTTTCACGACGGCAGTGATTTTACGGCTAAAGATGTGATTGCCAGCATTAAGCGTGTTGCGCTGGCATCGAAAAACAGCCCAAGCTCTTACGCACCTTACGTCAGCGACATTGCTGAAGTAATAGAAGTGAATCCATTAACGGTGCGGATAAAGACAAAAGAGGCTTCGCCGCTGCTGCTGAATAATTTAAGTCGGGTTTCCATTTTGCCCGCCCGACTTGAGAACGTCCCGACGGAAACGTTGAATTCAGGAAAAGAGGTGATTGGTACAGGGCCATTCAAATTTGTTTCCTGGGTGCCGGACGACCGGGTAGTCCTTAGTCGTAATGATGATTACTGGGGAGGAAAAGCAGAGTGGGACAACGTTACTGTCCGTGTATTTAAAAACAGTAGCGCCCGTGTAGCAGCCGTATTATCCGGTGATGTGGACATGATTGAAAACGTTCCAACAGCCGACAGCAGTAATATTGAAAAAAATCAGCAGTTAAAAACGATTTCAACACCAGGGAATCGTGTTATTTACCTTCACATGGACCAGCAGCGAGACGAATCACCGTTCGCCAAAGGTCCTGATGGTAAAAACCCATTACTAAAAAAAGAAGTACGCCAGGCGATGTCTTTAGCACTTAATCGTCAGGCAATCGTCGACCGTGTGATGGAGGGGCAGGCTGTTGTTGCCTCTCAGCTTGTACCGAAGGGGTATCTCGGGTATTCCGCTTCCATTCCTGCGCCGGTTTACAGTCCGGAGAAAGCCAAACAGGAACTGGCGGCGGCGGGTTACCCCGACGGCTTCACGCTGACCTTCCATGCGTCGAACGATCGTTATCCTAATGATTCTAAAATTGCTCAGGCCATTGGCCAAATGTTCACACGCGTCGGCATCAAAACCGAAGTGGTTACGATGCCCGGCAGTGTGTACTTCTCACGTGCATCCCGTCTCGAGTTTAGTTTGATTATGGGCGGGGCCGCGATTGAAACCGGGGAAGCTTCTGGGGTATTGGGGCCATTGCTAGAAACCTTTGGCCCCAATGCAGGACAGGGTAATCGTGGTCGCTATTCCAATCCTGTCTTTGATAAAACGCTGAACGACGCGCGTGCCACATTGGATGATACCAAGCGTGATGCGCTGCTGGCTGAGGCAATGAACATCGGCATGAACGATCTGGGAGTGATTCCGGTGATGTTCTTATCCAACACCTGGGCGATGAAAAAGCAGTATACCTACGTGGGCCGTTCCGATGCCTACACGCTGCCGTACTTTGTCCGTTCCGCGAAATAG